From a region of the Mucilaginibacter auburnensis genome:
- a CDS encoding LytR/AlgR family response regulator transcription factor — translation MLTAIAIDDEPLALEVVRSHADKVPFVDLKASFTDAFKAMAYLQQEHIDLLFMDIKMPDISGIELMRCLNKKPMVIFTTAYSEHAVESFELDAIDYLLKPFSLARFTKACNKANELFLLRENVNDKKNYIFLKTGYDQVKVNFDDICFVEATGNYVNFALSNSTVLTRMTITEAESILPVDQFIRIHRSFIAAKNRIEKIERHQINLNGAILPVGSTYLQNLDDIGKR, via the coding sequence ATGCTTACCGCAATAGCCATTGATGATGAACCTTTAGCGTTGGAAGTAGTAAGATCTCACGCTGACAAGGTGCCTTTTGTTGACCTTAAGGCCAGCTTTACCGACGCATTTAAAGCTATGGCGTATTTGCAACAGGAACATATAGACCTACTTTTTATGGATATAAAAATGCCTGATATAAGCGGAATAGAGTTAATGCGCTGCCTGAACAAGAAGCCAATGGTAATATTCACCACGGCCTATAGCGAACACGCTGTTGAAAGTTTTGAGCTGGATGCAATTGATTACCTGCTAAAACCTTTTTCGCTGGCTCGTTTTACTAAAGCATGCAATAAAGCTAACGAGTTGTTTTTGCTGCGCGAAAATGTGAACGATAAAAAGAACTACATTTTCTTGAAAACCGGGTATGATCAGGTTAAGGTTAATTTTGACGATATATGCTTTGTGGAAGCTACGGGCAATTACGTCAACTTTGCCTTAAGCAATAGCACCGTGCTTACCCGCATGACCATTACTGAGGCGGAAAGCATCCTACCTGTGGATCAATTTATTCGTATACACAGATCTTTTATAGCAGCTAAAAATAGAATTGAAAAGATAGAGCGGCACCAGATCAATTTGAACGGGGCAATTTTACCCGTGGGCAGCACTTATCTGCAAAACCTTGATGATATTGGAAAACGTTAG
- a CDS encoding sensor histidine kinase: MEYGLAIEKYNKKEFWVVTACFLLLVLNLLKVTIENGYWSSPAINSIDSYSTNAFLPRFFNFFVLYIAYIYIHFILVKRFLVANNDAIATNILLALVPFATVVLFWTLSDIWKSYSFYYFFEDIRFNIATGIKLAIRNLLKLCFIAGVYIIYSYVKYEGFLFKAVENLSAHAKRVLLESFWAVVVWFVVFRLLVTADVRDNLILLWIWAILPAIPVYLYTSLALIPQIKNQGKDFWIYWARMALIGLVILLLVFVFFLALNGLRRNQTMLFVIAFLYVLFQIAVTVPLSWAVYHHRLNLFKEISGLKTALGQSSANLDFLRSQINPHFLFNALNTLYGTAIQEHADLTGEGIQKLGDMMRFMLHENTQEKISLLREVDYLKNYIDLQKLRTHTSPDIVIQTEIEETINGLQIAPMLLIPFVENAFKHGISLREASYIKISLHTEDNKLFFDIYNSVHQKTGTDPEKNNNGIGLENVKQRLQLLYPDRHELMIRQSGKEYFAHLTVQL; encoded by the coding sequence ATGGAATACGGCTTAGCTATTGAAAAATATAACAAAAAAGAGTTTTGGGTTGTTACCGCGTGCTTTTTGCTGCTTGTATTAAATCTGTTAAAGGTTACTATCGAAAACGGTTATTGGTCGTCGCCGGCAATTAATTCAATAGACTCATATAGTACAAATGCTTTCCTCCCACGGTTTTTCAATTTTTTTGTACTTTATATCGCCTATATATATATTCACTTTATATTAGTTAAAAGGTTTCTTGTTGCCAACAATGATGCAATTGCAACAAATATCCTGTTAGCGTTAGTACCATTTGCCACAGTAGTTTTGTTTTGGACATTGTCAGACATATGGAAAAGTTACTCGTTCTACTACTTTTTTGAGGATATCCGGTTTAACATTGCCACGGGCATAAAATTAGCTATACGCAACCTCTTAAAGCTATGCTTTATTGCGGGTGTTTACATCATTTATTCGTACGTTAAATATGAGGGATTTTTATTCAAAGCAGTAGAAAATTTATCCGCTCATGCAAAAAGAGTATTACTTGAGTCGTTTTGGGCAGTAGTAGTATGGTTTGTTGTATTTAGGTTACTGGTAACTGCTGATGTTCGCGATAACCTTATCTTACTATGGATATGGGCAATATTGCCTGCAATACCGGTATATCTGTATACGTCATTAGCGTTAATTCCTCAGATCAAAAATCAGGGTAAAGACTTTTGGATCTATTGGGCCAGGATGGCGCTTATTGGTTTGGTTATACTTTTACTGGTTTTTGTTTTCTTTTTGGCTTTGAATGGTTTGAGGCGAAACCAAACCATGTTATTTGTCATTGCTTTTTTATACGTATTGTTTCAGATCGCCGTAACCGTGCCTTTAAGTTGGGCCGTTTACCATCATCGTTTAAACCTTTTTAAAGAAATTTCGGGCTTAAAAACTGCACTCGGTCAATCATCAGCCAATCTTGATTTTCTACGATCACAGATCAATCCGCACTTTTTATTCAATGCCTTAAACACCCTTTACGGCACTGCTATACAGGAACACGCGGACCTTACAGGCGAAGGCATTCAAAAACTGGGCGATATGATGCGTTTTATGCTGCATGAGAATACGCAGGAAAAAATATCGTTGTTGCGAGAGGTTGATTACCTGAAAAATTACATCGACCTGCAAAAACTACGGACGCATACATCACCGGATATTGTTATTCAAACAGAGATTGAGGAAACAATAAACGGACTACAGATTGCCCCTATGTTATTGATACCTTTTGTTGAGAATGCCTTTAAGCACGGCATTAGTCTGCGTGAGGCATCGTACATCAAAATATCGCTGCATACAGAAGATAACAAGTTATTTTTTGACATCTACAACAGCGTACATCAAAAAACCGGAACGGACCCTGAAAAAAACAATAACGGTATTGGTTTAGAAAATGTAAAGCAACGCCTGCAGCTATTATATCCAGACAGGCACGAACTGATGATACGGCAAAGCGGTAAAGAGTACTTCGCGCATTTAACAGTGCAACTTTAA
- a CDS encoding asparagine synthetase B — MRLGWRYILLVACFFLSLTSRATSILIPMDEAQKNHLKSYGIAFWVLKNGGEINWLLNYRGGSFMAQQSSTIETECKIRGVSYEVISDADASTIITEVSDPSVNMDVVKLEKAPKMAVYSPKNKMPWDDAVTLVLKYAEIPFDVVYDEEVIGGELPKYDWLHMHHEDFTGQYSKFYATYSNAAWYRDDQRVQEAMAKKLGFKKVSQMKLAVAEHIRDFCSGGGFLFAMCAGAETFDIALSAANTDICEAMFDGDRADPNAQAKLDFSQTFAFQNFRLDMDPYSHTFSNIDVNTSRTVDRTEDFFTLFDFSAKWDVVPSMLTQDHDKVIKGFKGLTTAFNKSVIKPGVVIMGEMKTGNEVRYIHGEYGKGQWTFYGGHDPEDYQHQVSDPPTDLNLHPASAGYRLILNNVLFPAAKKKKQKT, encoded by the coding sequence ATGAGGTTAGGTTGGAGATATATACTGTTGGTTGCCTGCTTTTTTTTGTCGTTGACAAGCAGGGCCACTTCTATATTGATACCAATGGATGAGGCGCAGAAAAATCACCTTAAGTCATATGGTATAGCCTTTTGGGTGCTAAAAAATGGCGGCGAGATCAATTGGCTGCTTAATTACCGTGGTGGCAGCTTTATGGCGCAACAAAGCAGTACCATTGAAACAGAATGTAAAATACGCGGTGTTAGCTATGAAGTGATAAGCGATGCCGATGCCAGTACCATCATAACCGAAGTTAGCGATCCGTCAGTTAACATGGATGTTGTTAAATTGGAAAAAGCGCCTAAAATGGCTGTGTACTCTCCTAAAAATAAAATGCCCTGGGATGACGCCGTTACCCTGGTGCTCAAGTACGCCGAAATACCCTTTGATGTTGTGTATGATGAAGAGGTGATAGGCGGTGAACTGCCTAAATACGACTGGCTGCACATGCACCATGAAGATTTTACCGGGCAATACAGCAAATTTTACGCTACCTACAGCAATGCGGCCTGGTACCGCGATGACCAGCGTGTGCAGGAAGCTATGGCCAAAAAGCTTGGCTTTAAAAAGGTATCGCAAATGAAGCTGGCCGTTGCCGAGCATATACGCGACTTTTGTTCGGGTGGAGGGTTTTTGTTTGCCATGTGCGCTGGTGCCGAAACTTTTGATATAGCCCTTTCTGCCGCCAATACTGATATTTGCGAAGCGATGTTTGATGGTGACCGCGCCGATCCGAACGCGCAAGCCAAACTTGATTTTAGCCAGACCTTCGCGTTTCAGAATTTCAGACTGGATATGGACCCCTACTCGCATACATTCAGCAACATAGATGTAAATACCAGTCGTACAGTTGATCGCACGGAAGACTTTTTTACGCTTTTTGATTTTTCGGCTAAATGGGATGTTGTGCCCAGCATGCTAACGCAAGATCATGATAAAGTGATAAAAGGGTTTAAAGGGTTAACAACAGCCTTTAATAAAAGCGTAATTAAGCCGGGTGTTGTTATTATGGGCGAAATGAAAACAGGTAACGAAGTGCGCTACATACATGGCGAGTACGGCAAAGGGCAATGGACCTTTTACGGCGGGCACGACCCGGAAGATTACCAGCACCAGGTAAGCGATCCGCCTACTGACTTGAACCTCCACCCGGCCTCGGCAGGTTACAGGTTGATACTGAATAATGTGTTATTCCCTGCCGCTAAGAAAAAGAAGCAAAAAACCTGA
- the leuS gene encoding leucine--tRNA ligase yields MDYQFKDIEQKWQQFWADNGTFKAENNRAKPKYYVLDMFPYPSGAGLHVGHPLGYIASDIFSRYKRLRGFNVLHPMGYDSFGLPAEQYAIQTGQHPAVTTEANIATYRRQLDQVGFSFDWSREVRTSSPGYYKWTQWIFMQLFNSWYNKTADKAESIDQLIAHFEANGSGGVNAVCDEDTLTFTSDEWNAFDSKKQQGELLKYRLTYLRESTVNWCAALGTVLANDEVKDGFSERGGYPVEQKKMMQWSMRITAYADRLLQGLDTIDWPEPLKEMQRNWIGKSVGASVKFQIEQSVHAIEVFTTRVDTIFGVTFIVLAPEHELVAELTTSAQKEEIDAYITQTKKKSELDRMADAKTVSGAFTGSYVLNPLNGERVPIYIADYVLAGYGTGAVMAVPSGDQRDFLFAKHFSLPIIPILDTQNIVDEADPTKEGKYINSDFINGLNYKEATAATVAKLEEIGAGKAKINFRMRDAIFGRQRYWGEPVPVYFKDGLPQLIDESELPLILPEIDKYLPTETGEPPLGRAEDWKYHNEYQYELSTMPGWAGSSWYWYRYMDAHNDTAFASPEAIEYWKDVDLYIGGSEHATGHLLYSRFWNKFLKDIGKAPEEEPFKKLINQGMIQGRSNFVYRLIDEQGRGTNTFVSHGLIKDHNTSPIHVDVNIVENDVLNLEKFKSWRPEFADAEFILDGGKYVCGVEIEKMSKRYYNVVNPDDLCQRYGADTLRMYEMFLGPLEQSKPWNTNGIEGVFKFLRKFWRLFHNDAWEFTVTDAEPTKAELKSLHKIIRKVEEDIERFSFNTSVSSFMIAVNELTDQKCNKRAVLQDLVIILSPYAPHICEELWSLLGNEAGTLSYAAYPKFNPAYLVEDEFAYPISINGKTKMNLNIPLTMEPKDVEAFVLANADVQKYLDGKQPKKVIVVKGRIVNMVV; encoded by the coding sequence ATGGATTATCAATTTAAGGATATAGAGCAAAAATGGCAACAGTTTTGGGCCGATAACGGAACCTTTAAAGCTGAAAATAACAGAGCGAAACCCAAGTATTATGTACTTGATATGTTTCCTTACCCATCAGGAGCAGGACTGCATGTTGGTCATCCACTGGGCTATATAGCTTCTGATATTTTTTCCAGATACAAACGCCTGCGTGGTTTTAACGTTTTGCACCCAATGGGTTATGATTCATTTGGTTTACCGGCCGAGCAGTACGCCATACAAACCGGTCAGCACCCCGCGGTAACTACCGAAGCCAACATAGCCACCTACCGCCGCCAGTTAGACCAGGTTGGTTTTTCATTCGACTGGAGTCGCGAAGTGCGTACCAGTTCGCCCGGGTACTATAAGTGGACACAGTGGATATTTATGCAGTTGTTCAACTCATGGTATAACAAAACTGCAGATAAAGCTGAATCTATTGACCAATTGATAGCACATTTTGAAGCCAATGGTTCTGGCGGTGTTAACGCCGTGTGTGATGAAGATACGCTAACTTTTACTTCGGATGAGTGGAACGCGTTTGACAGCAAAAAGCAGCAGGGAGAGTTGTTAAAATATCGCTTAACCTACCTGCGCGAAAGCACCGTTAACTGGTGCGCAGCACTAGGTACTGTATTAGCTAATGATGAAGTAAAAGATGGCTTTAGCGAGCGCGGTGGTTACCCGGTTGAGCAAAAGAAAATGATGCAATGGAGCATGCGCATCACCGCTTATGCCGACCGCCTGTTGCAAGGCCTGGATACCATTGACTGGCCCGAGCCACTTAAAGAAATGCAGCGCAACTGGATAGGCAAAAGCGTAGGTGCTTCGGTTAAATTCCAGATTGAGCAAAGCGTTCACGCTATAGAAGTTTTCACCACCCGTGTTGATACTATTTTTGGGGTTACTTTCATTGTACTTGCTCCCGAACATGAATTGGTAGCAGAACTTACCACTTCGGCACAAAAGGAGGAAATTGATGCCTACATCACCCAAACAAAAAAGAAATCAGAATTGGACCGTATGGCTGATGCCAAAACAGTATCAGGCGCGTTTACGGGCAGTTATGTGCTTAACCCGCTTAACGGTGAGCGTGTACCTATTTATATTGCCGATTATGTATTGGCAGGCTATGGTACCGGCGCGGTAATGGCTGTTCCAAGCGGAGATCAACGCGACTTTTTGTTTGCCAAACATTTCAGCCTGCCCATCATCCCGATACTTGATACACAAAACATTGTTGACGAGGCCGACCCTACCAAAGAAGGTAAATACATCAACTCTGATTTTATAAACGGATTGAACTACAAAGAAGCTACCGCTGCAACTGTTGCCAAGCTGGAAGAAATAGGTGCCGGCAAAGCCAAGATAAACTTCAGAATGCGCGATGCCATATTTGGCCGACAGCGTTACTGGGGTGAGCCTGTTCCGGTTTATTTTAAAGATGGTTTGCCGCAACTGATAGACGAAAGCGAATTACCTTTAATACTACCGGAAATTGATAAATACCTGCCAACCGAAACCGGCGAACCACCACTGGGCCGTGCTGAAGATTGGAAATACCATAACGAATATCAATACGAACTTTCAACCATGCCGGGCTGGGCAGGCAGCAGCTGGTACTGGTACCGCTACATGGATGCACATAATGATACTGCATTTGCATCGCCGGAAGCTATTGAATACTGGAAAGACGTTGACCTTTACATAGGCGGCAGCGAACACGCAACAGGGCACTTGTTGTATAGCCGTTTCTGGAACAAGTTTTTAAAAGATATTGGTAAAGCACCTGAAGAAGAACCTTTTAAAAAGTTGATCAACCAGGGGATGATACAGGGGCGAAGCAACTTTGTGTATCGTTTGATAGATGAGCAAGGCCGCGGCACCAACACCTTTGTATCACATGGCTTGATAAAAGATCACAATACGTCACCTATCCATGTCGACGTAAACATTGTGGAGAATGATGTGCTGAACTTAGAGAAGTTTAAGTCTTGGAGGCCTGAATTTGCTGACGCAGAATTTATATTAGACGGCGGCAAGTATGTTTGTGGGGTAGAGATTGAGAAAATGTCAAAACGCTACTATAACGTAGTTAACCCTGATGATCTTTGCCAACGCTACGGTGCCGATACCCTCCGCATGTACGAGATGTTTTTAGGTCCGCTTGAGCAAAGCAAGCCATGGAATACTAACGGCATTGAAGGCGTGTTTAAATTCCTGCGTAAATTCTGGCGCTTGTTCCATAATGATGCATGGGAGTTTACCGTGACTGACGCGGAGCCAACCAAAGCTGAGTTAAAATCATTGCACAAGATCATCCGTAAAGTGGAAGAAGATATTGAGCGTTTCTCATTCAACACGTCGGTATCCAGCTTCATGATAGCAGTTAACGAATTGACCGATCAGAAATGTAACAAGCGCGCTGTGTTGCAGGATCTGGTTATTATCCTGTCGCCCTATGCTCCGCATATTTGCGAGGAGCTATGGTCACTATTAGGCAATGAAGCAGGAACGTTATCATACGCTGCATATCCTAAATTTAATCCTGCTTATTTGGTTGAGGATGAGTTTGCTTACCCTATCTCAATCAATGGCAAAACAAAAATGAATCTGAATATTCCGTTAACCATGGAACCCAAGGATGTTGAAGCCTTTGTTTTAGCTAACGCCGATGTACAAAAATATTTGGACGGCAAGCAACCAAAGAAAGTGATTGTAGTGAAGGGCAGGATTGTGAACATGGTAGTATAA
- a CDS encoding porin family protein, translating into MKKLFTTLFAVLGFFTLAHAQQSKGVELGIGIGYNGASVSNDNNHSTKSKSGFNAAISVDNYFSDRWSLKAKAIYDQKGWAEGYLGEAKGIDFSLNYLTVPVMANWHFGKTRNWYLNFGPYVGFLLSADASQFNGSLKQFFNSADGGLAYGIGVKLPVADKTKFFIEFDGQNGVTDLFAEGASPYAIRSVRGAFNIGFNF; encoded by the coding sequence ATGAAAAAACTTTTTACCACTCTATTTGCGGTGTTGGGCTTTTTTACGCTTGCACACGCACAACAATCAAAAGGCGTTGAATTAGGTATTGGCATTGGTTATAACGGTGCGTCTGTTAGCAATGACAATAATCACTCCACCAAGTCAAAATCAGGCTTTAACGCGGCTATTTCAGTAGATAATTATTTTTCTGACAGGTGGAGTCTTAAAGCAAAGGCCATTTATGACCAAAAAGGCTGGGCTGAAGGATATTTAGGAGAAGCAAAAGGGATTGACTTTTCTTTAAACTATTTAACAGTTCCGGTTATGGCCAACTGGCATTTTGGTAAAACCAGAAACTGGTATTTAAACTTTGGTCCTTATGTAGGTTTCTTGTTAAGTGCGGACGCTTCACAATTCAACGGTTCTTTAAAACAGTTTTTTAACTCTGCAGATGGCGGTTTGGCCTACGGCATTGGTGTAAAGCTGCCTGTTGCTGATAAAACTAAGTTTTTTATTGAATTTGATGGTCAGAATGGCGTTACTGATCTTTTCGCTGAAGGAGCATCACCCTATGCTATACGCAGCGTTAGAGGTGCATTTAACATTGGCTTTAACTTCTAA